The following proteins come from a genomic window of Tepidiforma thermophila:
- the miaA gene encoding tRNA (adenosine(37)-N6)-dimethylallyltransferase MiaA, translated as MLRRLVAIVGATGTGKSAAALELAQRLGGEIVNADSRQVYRGMDIGTAKPTPAERRLVRHHLYDIRDPREGYSLAEYRADARAAFEAIWARGSFPWLVGGTPQYAWAILENWQVPAVPPDPGLRAALQAFADAAGPAALHARLAAVDPASAARIDPRNVRRVIRALEVYEKTGRPISAWQQKGAPDFEYLLFAIDVPRRELYRRVDERVERMFAAGLVDEVRALLDAGVPPDAPAMSSIGYAETVAFLQGRLTLADAIERTKRATHRLVRSQEQWFRRDDPRITWVRDVDDIDLQVNIFTGACTNVIRGERR; from the coding sequence ATGCTCCGCCGGCTCGTCGCAATCGTCGGCGCCACCGGCACCGGCAAGAGCGCCGCTGCCCTCGAGCTCGCGCAGCGCCTCGGCGGCGAAATCGTCAACGCCGACAGCCGGCAGGTCTACCGCGGCATGGATATCGGCACCGCCAAGCCGACCCCCGCCGAGCGCCGGCTTGTCCGCCACCACCTTTACGACATCCGCGACCCCCGCGAGGGCTACTCCCTCGCCGAATACCGCGCCGACGCCCGCGCGGCGTTCGAAGCCATCTGGGCGCGCGGCAGCTTCCCCTGGCTGGTGGGCGGCACCCCCCAGTACGCCTGGGCCATCCTCGAAAACTGGCAGGTGCCCGCCGTCCCGCCCGACCCCGGGCTGCGCGCAGCCCTGCAGGCCTTCGCCGACGCCGCAGGCCCCGCGGCCCTCCATGCCCGCCTCGCCGCCGTCGACCCGGCCTCTGCCGCCCGCATCGACCCGCGGAACGTTCGGCGCGTCATCCGCGCCCTCGAGGTCTACGAAAAGACCGGCAGGCCCATCTCCGCCTGGCAGCAGAAAGGCGCGCCCGACTTCGAGTACCTCCTCTTCGCCATCGACGTGCCCCGCCGGGAGCTTTACCGCCGGGTCGATGAGCGGGTCGAGCGCATGTTCGCTGCCGGCCTCGTCGACGAGGTCCGTGCCCTGCTCGATGCCGGTGTCCCGCCCGATGCCCCCGCCATGTCCTCTATCGGCTACGCAGAGACCGTCGCATTCCTCCAGGGCAGGCTCACCCTCGCCGACGCCATCGAGCGCACCAAACGCGCCACCCACCGCCTGGTTCGTTCCCAGGAGCAGTGGTTCCGCCGCGATGACCCCCGCATCACCTGGGTGCGCGACGTCGACGATATCGACCTCCAGGTCAACATCTTCACCGGCGCCTGCACCAACGTGATCCGGGGCGAGCGCCGGTAG
- a CDS encoding CaiB/BaiF CoA transferase family protein, with amino-acid sequence MPEHSQPPLKKPFEGIRVADFAWVGVGPLVSKYLADHGAEVIRIESSTYPETLRRAGPFVDDVPDLDGSGYFANFNSSKLGVTINFKHPRGPDLVRRLLAHCDVVTESYTPGTMARFGFDYESVRQIRPDVIMISMPLYGQTGPWAHYAGYGHVLQAAAGFNHFTGWEDGPPIGTGVAYTDFLVPHFAAIALIAALDYRRRTGQGQYIDFSQFEAAIHGLWTAILDWTVNGHEQTRLGNHDLEAAPHNAYRCRDGRWVVIACETEKHWEGLKAALGRPEWCDMERMRRRWQRINEQKEIDRHLTFWFEDFTRLPSEAALQVEEGVEGPPVRKYTTEEVVQLFQSFGVPCGIVQSPEEMHADPQLAHRHHYWKLEHPRMGLRTYDSPAFKLSKTPAELTRPAPLLGEHNEYVFKEIVGLSDEEFVELMTEGVFE; translated from the coding sequence GTGCCCGAACATTCCCAGCCGCCGCTCAAGAAGCCGTTCGAAGGCATCCGCGTCGCCGATTTCGCCTGGGTCGGCGTCGGCCCGCTTGTCTCCAAGTACCTCGCCGACCACGGCGCCGAAGTTATCCGCATCGAAAGCTCCACCTACCCCGAGACCCTCCGGCGCGCCGGTCCCTTCGTCGATGATGTCCCCGACCTCGACGGCTCCGGCTACTTCGCGAACTTCAACAGCTCGAAGCTCGGCGTCACCATCAATTTCAAGCACCCCAGGGGCCCGGACCTTGTGCGGCGCCTGCTCGCCCACTGCGATGTCGTCACCGAGTCGTACACGCCCGGCACCATGGCCCGCTTCGGCTTCGACTACGAATCGGTCCGGCAAATCCGCCCTGACGTCATCATGATCTCCATGCCCCTCTACGGGCAGACCGGCCCGTGGGCGCACTATGCAGGCTACGGACACGTCCTCCAGGCAGCCGCCGGCTTCAACCACTTCACCGGCTGGGAAGATGGCCCGCCCATCGGCACCGGCGTCGCCTACACCGACTTCCTCGTCCCGCATTTCGCCGCCATCGCTCTCATCGCCGCGCTCGACTACCGCCGCCGCACCGGCCAGGGCCAGTACATCGACTTCTCACAGTTCGAAGCCGCCATCCACGGCCTCTGGACGGCCATCCTCGACTGGACTGTCAACGGCCACGAGCAAACCCGCCTGGGCAACCACGACCTCGAGGCGGCCCCCCACAACGCCTACCGCTGTCGCGACGGCCGCTGGGTCGTCATCGCCTGCGAGACCGAAAAGCACTGGGAGGGGCTCAAAGCCGCGCTCGGCCGCCCCGAGTGGTGCGACATGGAGCGCATGCGCCGCCGCTGGCAGCGCATCAACGAGCAGAAGGAAATCGACCGGCATCTCACCTTCTGGTTCGAGGACTTTACCCGGCTTCCCAGCGAGGCCGCCCTCCAGGTCGAAGAGGGCGTCGAAGGCCCGCCGGTCCGCAAGTACACCACGGAAGAAGTCGTCCAGCTCTTCCAGTCATTTGGGGTCCCCTGCGGCATCGTCCAGTCGCCTGAAGAGATGCACGCCGACCCGCAGCTCGCCCACCGCCACCACTACTGGAAGCTTGAGCACCCCCGGATGGGGCTTCGCACCTACGACTCGCCCGCCTTCAAGCTCTCGAAGACGCCCGCCGAACTGACCCGGCCCGCCCCGCTCCTCGGCGAGCACAACGAGTACGTCTTCAAGGAGATTGTCGGCCTCTCCGACGAGGAGTTCGTCGAGCTGATGACCGAAGGCGTCTTTGAGTGA
- a CDS encoding LL-diaminopimelate aminotransferase produces MKLARRVEALPPYLFAEISKKIAAKRAQGVDIVTFGIGDPDLPTPRHILDALHEAAEDPVNHRYPESEGLPELREAIARYYQRRFEVSFDPMKETLPLIGSKEGIGHIALCFIDPGDIALVPDPAYPVYEIGTMFAGGECYRLDLKRENGWLPDLDAIPDDVARRAKVLWLNYPNNPTGAVAPLEFFEKAVAWAKKYDVAILHDNPYCDVAYDGYNPPTIFQVPGAKDVAVEFNSWSKAYNMTGWRIGMVVGNARMVDALMRVKSNLDSGIPQAIQKMAIAAIDGPQDCIEEHNRIYQRRRDRIVEVLRKCGLEVDVPKASLYVWAKLPDGVTSADYAARLIDETGVVVTPGRGYGLNGEGYIRLSVTTPDDRLEEGMRRLEEWSARR; encoded by the coding sequence ATGAAGCTCGCCCGCCGCGTCGAGGCGCTCCCGCCGTACCTGTTCGCCGAAATCTCGAAGAAAATCGCCGCAAAGCGCGCCCAGGGCGTCGATATCGTCACCTTCGGCATCGGCGACCCCGACCTGCCCACGCCGCGCCACATACTCGACGCCCTCCACGAGGCCGCCGAGGACCCGGTCAACCACCGCTACCCTGAATCCGAGGGACTCCCCGAGCTCCGCGAAGCGATCGCACGCTACTACCAGCGCCGTTTCGAAGTCTCCTTCGACCCGATGAAGGAGACCCTCCCGCTCATCGGCTCCAAGGAAGGCATCGGCCACATCGCCCTCTGCTTCATCGACCCCGGCGACATCGCCCTCGTCCCCGACCCCGCCTACCCGGTCTACGAAATCGGCACCATGTTCGCCGGCGGCGAATGCTACCGCCTCGACCTCAAGCGCGAGAACGGCTGGCTCCCCGACCTCGACGCCATCCCCGACGACGTCGCCCGCCGCGCGAAGGTCCTCTGGCTCAACTACCCGAACAACCCCACGGGAGCCGTCGCCCCGCTCGAGTTCTTCGAAAAGGCGGTCGCCTGGGCGAAGAAATACGACGTTGCCATCCTCCACGACAACCCGTACTGCGACGTCGCCTACGACGGTTACAACCCGCCGACCATCTTTCAGGTCCCCGGCGCAAAGGATGTCGCTGTCGAATTCAACTCCTGGTCGAAGGCCTACAACATGACCGGCTGGCGCATCGGTATGGTCGTCGGCAACGCCCGGATGGTCGACGCCCTCATGCGCGTCAAGTCGAACCTCGATAGCGGCATCCCCCAGGCCATCCAGAAGATGGCCATCGCCGCCATCGACGGCCCCCAGGACTGCATCGAGGAGCACAACCGCATCTATCAGCGCCGCCGCGACCGCATCGTCGAAGTCCTCCGGAAGTGCGGCCTCGAAGTCGATGTGCCAAAAGCCTCGCTCTACGTCTGGGCGAAGCTCCCCGACGGCGTAACCAGCGCCGACTACGCCGCCCGCCTCATCGACGAAACCGGTGTCGTCGTGACCCCCGGCCGCGGCTACGGGCTCAACGGCGAGGGCTACATCCGCCTCTCCGTTACCACGCCCGATGACCGGCTGGAGGAGGGCATGCGTCGCCTTGAGGAGTGGTCCGCAAGGCGCTGA
- a CDS encoding CaiB/BaiF CoA transferase family protein, whose protein sequence is MNPERPPVPLPHPSGPLAGYRVLDLADEKGQLGARLLAELGADVIKVEPPRDGDPGRQHAPFFRNEAGTETSLFWWTMNAGKRSITLQLKLEAGRELFHRLVAISDIVIETTMPGEAAALGLDYPTIERINPSAILVSITGFGQDGPYARWHATDIVGAAMGGLMYLNGDPERGPVRTTVPQAYTQVNVQAMVGALVALYARGVNGGIGQHVDVSMQEAVANAMDNAQQTWDIRRVNASGPGLYRNAAGVRTARYLFETADGWVAALQAGGLIGPNANAIIDWLAEHGEARGLDSQEWRTRLTSGQPLSPEDRKYVEATMAAFCRTRKKEELVEEAQRRGAGWAPVLSPREIVENRQLAARDYWVRVAHEDIGQSFTYPGPPFRLSATPWQQRGRAPHLGEHNDEVYCGLLGLEPQELRRLRLRMVI, encoded by the coding sequence ATGAACCCAGAACGGCCGCCTGTTCCGCTCCCTCACCCGTCCGGGCCGCTCGCCGGGTACCGCGTCCTCGACCTCGCCGACGAAAAAGGCCAGCTCGGCGCCCGGCTCCTTGCCGAGCTCGGCGCCGACGTTATCAAGGTCGAGCCCCCGCGCGACGGCGACCCCGGCAGGCAGCACGCACCCTTCTTCCGCAATGAGGCCGGAACCGAAACCAGCCTCTTCTGGTGGACGATGAACGCCGGCAAACGCTCCATCACCCTCCAGCTCAAGCTGGAGGCCGGCCGCGAACTCTTCCACCGCCTCGTTGCCATCTCCGACATCGTCATCGAGACCACCATGCCCGGTGAGGCGGCTGCGCTTGGGCTCGATTACCCGACGATCGAACGCATCAACCCCTCCGCAATCCTCGTCTCCATCACCGGCTTCGGGCAGGATGGCCCCTACGCCCGCTGGCACGCCACCGATATCGTCGGCGCCGCCATGGGCGGCCTCATGTATCTCAATGGCGACCCCGAACGCGGCCCGGTCCGCACCACCGTCCCCCAGGCCTACACCCAGGTCAACGTCCAGGCGATGGTCGGCGCGCTCGTCGCGTTGTACGCCCGCGGCGTCAACGGGGGCATCGGCCAGCACGTCGATGTCTCGATGCAGGAGGCCGTCGCCAACGCAATGGACAATGCGCAGCAGACCTGGGATATCCGCCGCGTCAACGCGTCGGGTCCCGGCCTCTACCGAAACGCCGCCGGCGTCCGCACGGCCCGCTACCTGTTCGAGACCGCCGACGGCTGGGTCGCAGCCCTGCAGGCCGGCGGTCTCATCGGGCCGAACGCCAACGCGATTATCGACTGGCTCGCCGAGCATGGCGAAGCCCGCGGCCTTGATTCCCAGGAATGGCGCACCCGCCTCACCTCTGGCCAGCCGCTCTCGCCCGAAGACCGGAAATACGTTGAAGCCACCATGGCTGCCTTCTGCCGCACGCGAAAGAAAGAGGAGCTGGTCGAAGAAGCGCAGCGCCGGGGTGCCGGATGGGCGCCCGTCCTCAGCCCTCGCGAGATCGTCGAAAACAGGCAGCTCGCAGCCCGGGATTACTGGGTCCGCGTCGCCCACGAGGACATCGGCCAGTCGTTCACCTATCCCGGCCCACCCTTCCGCCTGTCTGCCACCCCTTGGCAGCAGCGCGGCCGCGCCCCGCACCTCGGTGAACATAACGATGAGGTGTACTGCGGGCTCCTCGGGCTCGAACCCCAGGAACTCCGCCGGCTCCGCCTCAGGATGGTGATCTGA
- the hflX gene encoding GTPase HflX, translated as MPRALHQTAPAPDRAILVAADVPGALLPADESLNELAELARTAGAEVVARFTQRLDHPNPATYIGSGKVQEIVEAIREHGANVVIFDDELSPSQQRNLEKALGVKVIDRTALILDIFATRAQTREGRLQVELAQHQYLLPRLAGQWSHLERMEGAIGTRGPGETQIETDRRLIRNRIAKIRRDLEEVRTQRELYRRRRARNNVPVVALVGYTNAGKSTLMRALSGADVLAEDKLFATLDPVTRRISLPSGEIVLLTDTVGFIQKLPTQLVAAFRATLEELEDADLLLHVVDISHPNAYQHVQTVESTLRDLGVDRKPQLLALNKVDLLRHEDGRPVADYDEARAIILGAGAPPRNVAIISAANRWGLDLLRERIEEGLESGFEHIELELPAMLSTAV; from the coding sequence ATGCCAAGAGCGCTCCACCAGACTGCACCCGCACCCGACCGCGCCATCCTCGTCGCCGCCGACGTCCCCGGCGCCCTCCTGCCTGCCGACGAATCGCTCAATGAGCTCGCCGAGCTCGCCCGGACCGCCGGCGCCGAGGTCGTCGCCCGCTTCACCCAGCGGCTCGACCATCCCAACCCCGCAACCTACATCGGCAGCGGCAAGGTGCAGGAGATCGTCGAGGCCATCCGCGAACACGGCGCCAATGTGGTCATCTTCGACGACGAACTCTCGCCCTCGCAGCAGCGCAACCTCGAGAAGGCGCTCGGTGTCAAGGTCATCGACCGCACCGCCCTCATCCTCGACATCTTCGCCACCCGGGCGCAGACCCGCGAAGGCCGGCTGCAGGTCGAATTGGCCCAGCACCAGTACCTCCTGCCTCGCCTCGCGGGCCAGTGGTCCCACCTCGAACGCATGGAAGGCGCCATCGGCACCCGCGGCCCCGGCGAAACCCAAATCGAGACTGACCGCCGCCTCATCCGCAACCGCATCGCAAAGATACGCCGCGACCTCGAGGAGGTGCGCACCCAGCGCGAACTCTACCGGCGCCGCCGCGCCCGCAACAACGTTCCCGTCGTCGCGCTTGTCGGCTACACCAACGCCGGCAAGTCCACCCTCATGCGCGCTCTCAGCGGCGCCGACGTCCTCGCTGAGGATAAGCTCTTCGCCACGCTGGACCCGGTCACTCGCCGTATCTCCCTCCCTTCCGGCGAAATCGTCCTCCTGACCGATACCGTCGGGTTCATTCAGAAGCTGCCCACCCAGCTCGTCGCGGCCTTTCGCGCCACGCTCGAAGAGCTCGAAGACGCCGACCTCCTCCTCCACGTCGTCGATATCTCCCACCCCAACGCCTACCAGCACGTGCAAACCGTCGAGTCCACCCTCCGCGACCTCGGCGTCGACCGGAAACCACAGCTCCTCGCCCTCAACAAGGTTGACCTCCTCCGCCACGAGGATGGCCGCCCCGTCGCCGACTACGACGAAGCCCGCGCGATCATCCTCGGGGCCGGGGCACCCCCGCGCAACGTCGCCATCATCTCGGCCGCGAACCGCTGGGGCCTCGACCTCCTCCGCGAGCGGATCGAAGAAGGCCTCGAAAGCGGCTTCGAGCACATCGAGCTCGAACTCCCTGCCATGCTCTCCACCGCCGTTTGA
- a CDS encoding phosphoglycerate kinase yields MGKKTVRDIDVHGRRVLVRADLNVPIENGVITDDTRIRESLPTIRYLLDQGAQVIVCSHLGRPKGPDPALSLAPVAGRMANLLGQEVLFAEDCVGPKAEAAVQAMGHHVLLLENLRFHPEEEKNDPEFARQLASLAEIFVNDAFGAAHRAHASTEGVTHYLPAVAGLLMEKEVKYLGALVANPPHPFAAVVGGAKVSSKLPAIQHLLPKVDLLLVGGGMANTFLKAKGYEIGASLVEDDLLDAARAVMRDAETRGVELHLPVDVVVASRFAADAETATVPVGEVPAGWLILDIGPETVRQFANALQRAKAVVWNGPMGVFELEPFASGSFDLARAIAGLNAVTVVGGGETAAVVAAAGLQDRFTHVSTGGGASLEMLEGKTLPGVAALLDA; encoded by the coding sequence ATCGGAAAGAAAACAGTCCGCGATATCGACGTCCACGGCCGGCGCGTTCTCGTCCGCGCCGACCTCAACGTTCCCATCGAGAACGGCGTCATCACCGACGACACCCGCATCCGCGAGTCCCTCCCGACCATCCGGTACCTGCTCGACCAGGGCGCGCAGGTCATCGTGTGCTCCCATCTCGGCCGGCCGAAGGGCCCCGACCCCGCCCTCTCGCTCGCCCCCGTTGCCGGGCGCATGGCCAATCTCCTCGGCCAGGAGGTGCTCTTCGCCGAGGATTGCGTCGGGCCGAAGGCCGAAGCAGCCGTCCAGGCGATGGGCCACCACGTTCTCCTCCTCGAAAACCTCCGCTTCCATCCCGAGGAGGAGAAGAACGACCCTGAATTCGCCCGCCAGCTCGCGAGCCTGGCCGAGATCTTCGTCAACGACGCCTTCGGCGCTGCCCACCGCGCCCACGCCTCCACGGAGGGCGTGACGCACTACCTGCCGGCCGTTGCCGGCCTCCTCATGGAGAAGGAGGTCAAATACCTCGGCGCCCTCGTCGCCAACCCGCCCCACCCCTTCGCTGCCGTCGTTGGCGGCGCCAAAGTCAGCAGCAAGCTCCCGGCCATCCAGCACCTCCTCCCGAAGGTCGACCTCCTCCTCGTCGGCGGTGGCATGGCGAATACGTTCTTGAAGGCGAAGGGGTACGAAATCGGCGCCTCCCTCGTCGAGGACGACCTCCTCGATGCCGCCCGCGCTGTCATGCGCGATGCCGAAACTCGCGGCGTCGAACTTCACCTGCCCGTTGACGTCGTGGTAGCCAGCCGGTTCGCCGCCGATGCCGAAACCGCGACCGTCCCCGTCGGCGAGGTGCCCGCCGGTTGGCTCATCCTCGACATCGGACCCGAGACGGTGCGCCAGTTCGCCAACGCGCTGCAGCGTGCAAAGGCGGTCGTTTGGAACGGCCCGATGGGCGTCTTCGAACTGGAGCCCTTCGCCAGCGGCTCCTTCGACCTTGCCCGCGCCATCGCCGGCCTCAACGCCGTCACCGTCGTCGGCGGCGGCGAGACCGCCGCGGTCGTCGCCGCCGCCGGCCTGCAGGACCGCTTCACCCACGTCTCCACCGGCGGCGGCGCCTCGCTCGAAATGCTCGAAGGCAAGACCCTGCCCGGCGTCGCTGCCCTGCTCGACGCCTGA
- the tpiA gene encoding triose-phosphate isomerase has protein sequence MRRPFIAGNWKMHTTEAEAAALAAAVREQTAGAACDVAVCVPFPHLGPVREVLRGGHVQLGAQDVHWEPKGAFTGEVSAPMLEDYCQFVIIGHSERRQYFCETDEWVNRKLRAVLASRLDPIVCIGETLDQRRAGETEAVLERQLRGALAGIQPSARITIAYEPVWAIGTGETATPAQAQEACAFVRRILRELGGPVADAIRIQYGGSVNPANAAALLAQPDIDGALVGGASLDAAQFAAICAAVPA, from the coding sequence GTGCGCCGACCCTTCATCGCCGGCAACTGGAAGATGCACACCACCGAAGCGGAGGCGGCTGCGCTCGCCGCCGCCGTGCGCGAGCAGACCGCCGGGGCCGCCTGCGACGTCGCCGTCTGCGTCCCGTTCCCCCACCTCGGCCCCGTCCGCGAGGTGCTCCGCGGCGGCCACGTCCAGCTCGGCGCACAGGACGTCCACTGGGAGCCGAAGGGCGCCTTCACCGGTGAGGTCAGCGCTCCGATGCTCGAGGACTACTGCCAGTTCGTCATCATCGGCCACAGCGAGCGCCGCCAGTACTTCTGCGAAACCGACGAGTGGGTCAACCGGAAGCTGCGGGCCGTTCTCGCCTCTCGCCTCGACCCGATCGTCTGCATCGGCGAAACCCTCGACCAGCGCCGCGCCGGCGAAACCGAGGCCGTCCTTGAGCGCCAGCTCCGGGGCGCCCTCGCCGGGATACAGCCGTCCGCCCGCATCACCATCGCCTACGAGCCTGTCTGGGCCATCGGCACCGGCGAAACCGCCACGCCCGCACAGGCGCAGGAGGCCTGTGCCTTCGTCCGCCGCATCCTCCGCGAACTCGGCGGCCCCGTCGCCGACGCTATCCGGATCCAGTATGGTGGAAGCGTGAATCCCGCCAACGCCGCCGCGCTGCTGGCCCAGCCCGACATCGACGGCGCCCTCGTTGGGGGCGCCTCGCTCGATGCCGCCCAGTTCGCCGCCATCTGCGCGGCCGTGCCTGCCTGA
- the dapF gene encoding diaminopimelate epimerase, whose translation MRVTKMHGLGNDYIYLAPAREDEHDWPELSRRVSDRHFGVGSDGLILALPSKVADVRMRIFNADGSEAEMCGNGIRCLVKFAIEEGLVPPDRNEVTVETLAGIKTVAVFRDNGVVTAARVDMGPPSFDPADLPAAVEETGPVIDLPLTIDGVDLRLTLVSMGNPHAIHYVQTDPAEFPLERIGPLVEHHPLFPRRVNFQVVQVLGPGEVRHRVWERGSGITLASGTSASAVAAASRLRGLTGDRIVDHMPGGDLILEWDGTGSVFMTGPAVRVFDAEWYT comes from the coding sequence ATGCGCGTTACCAAGATGCACGGCCTCGGCAACGACTACATCTACCTCGCCCCCGCCCGCGAGGACGAGCACGACTGGCCCGAGCTCTCCCGCCGCGTCAGCGACCGCCACTTCGGCGTCGGCAGCGACGGCCTCATCCTCGCCCTTCCCTCGAAGGTTGCCGACGTCCGCATGCGCATCTTCAACGCCGACGGCTCCGAAGCCGAGATGTGCGGCAACGGCATCCGCTGCCTCGTGAAATTCGCCATCGAAGAGGGGCTCGTCCCGCCTGACCGAAACGAAGTCACCGTCGAGACGCTCGCCGGGATCAAGACCGTCGCCGTCTTCCGCGACAACGGCGTGGTCACCGCAGCCCGCGTCGATATGGGCCCGCCCAGCTTCGACCCTGCCGACCTTCCTGCCGCCGTCGAAGAGACCGGCCCGGTCATCGACCTCCCCCTCACCATCGACGGCGTCGACCTCCGCCTCACGCTCGTCAGCATGGGAAATCCCCACGCCATCCATTACGTGCAGACCGACCCCGCCGAGTTCCCGCTTGAGCGCATCGGTCCCCTCGTCGAACACCATCCCCTCTTCCCGAGGCGCGTCAACTTCCAGGTCGTCCAGGTGCTCGGCCCTGGCGAGGTCCGCCACCGCGTCTGGGAGCGCGGCTCCGGCATCACCCTCGCCTCCGGCACCAGCGCTTCGGCCGTCGCTGCCGCTTCCCGCCTGCGCGGCCTCACCGGCGACCGCATCGTCGACCACATGCCCGGCGGCGACCTTATCCTCGAATGGGATGGCACCGGCTCCGTGTTCATGACCGGCCCCGCCGTCCGCGTCTTCGATGCCGAATGGTATACATAA